In a genomic window of Sulfuriferula nivalis:
- a CDS encoding CbbQ/NirQ/NorQ/GpvN family protein: MTTEFDITQYQIAEQPYYQAQNNEITLYEAAYNARLPVMIKGPTGCGKSRFVEHMAWKLNKPLITVACNEDMTASDLVGRYLLDANGTRWVDGPLTLAARYGAICYLDEVVEARQDTTVVIHPLTDHRRTLPLDKKGELVVAHPDFQLVISYNPGYQSLMKDLKQSTKQRFAAMEFDYPLCSVETEIVSKEANISTDIADKLVRIAETARKLKGHGLDEGISTRLLVYAAALINGGIPARDACRMALVRPITDDKDIRDTLDHAIDAIFA, translated from the coding sequence ATGACTACCGAATTCGACATTACCCAATATCAAATCGCCGAACAACCATATTACCAAGCGCAAAACAACGAAATCACCCTGTACGAAGCGGCTTACAATGCACGCCTGCCAGTAATGATCAAAGGCCCGACCGGTTGTGGTAAATCACGCTTTGTAGAGCACATGGCATGGAAACTAAACAAGCCGCTCATCACTGTTGCCTGCAATGAAGACATGACCGCATCAGACTTGGTAGGTCGCTATTTACTCGATGCCAACGGGACACGCTGGGTTGATGGCCCGCTGACCTTGGCAGCGCGCTATGGTGCAATTTGCTATTTGGATGAAGTCGTAGAAGCACGCCAGGATACGACTGTTGTTATTCACCCATTAACTGATCACCGCCGCACACTGCCTTTGGACAAAAAGGGTGAATTAGTCGTTGCTCATCCAGACTTTCAATTGGTAATTTCATACAACCCTGGCTACCAAAGCCTGATGAAAGACCTGAAGCAATCAACAAAACAGCGTTTTGCAGCAATGGAGTTTGATTACCCATTATGCTCAGTAGAAACAGAAATCGTGAGCAAAGAAGCAAACATTAGCACCGACATCGCCGATAAATTAGTTCGCATTGCTGAAACAGCGCGCAAACTTAAAGGCCATGGTCTGGATGAAGGCATTTCCACCCGTCTGCTGGTTTATGCAGCAGCATTGATTAATGGCGGCATTCCAGCGCGTGATGCTTGCCGCATGGCATTGGTACGCCCTATCACTGACGACAAAGATATACGCGATACGCTAGACCACGCAATTGATGCAATTTTTGCCTAA